A window of the Verminephrobacter eiseniae EF01-2 genome harbors these coding sequences:
- a CDS encoding SwmB domain-containing protein, with amino-acid sequence MATTNSVLNATLSSYQLTAGVPVTLTMTFDQDVLYFDPGAIKASIGKVGEPTYKSKSELKIWTATYTPAAHEISVTHFIRVELSKVHNVRGTEIGNTFVRTAGFTVAPAPLTPTLIPDGPAAPKVTDNQMVLSYVGGAGLDDTASLTTNAGFTVSSASLGSAAISVNSASVNAANKTITLTLSRAVANLEQVRVSYTKPDNGNGVQDKTGHVAANFTDQAVINNTPDTTPPVLITRGADAPKVSGNQLLLSYDEANSLDSGVLMGSGGFTVTSATGAPINVNRASVDAASKTVTLTLNRAVGNGEQVSISYAMPPSSSFKVVQDAAGNKAAIFTGQSVINTADTTPPVLITSATAPNVNGDRMVLSYTDVNILDDTALPGSAGFTVTSASPGSAAISVNGASVNAANKTVTLTLSRPVDNGEQVSVSYTKPTSGNVVKDAAGNAAASFTGQAVNNETPDTTPPVLITTGTSVPKVNGTQLVLSYTEANSLDPAALPGNAGFTVTSASPDSAAISVSRASVNAANKTITLTLSRPVDNGEQVSVSYTKPTSGNVVQDAAGNDAASFTGHTVNNETPDTTPPVLITTGTFVPKVNGTQLVLSYTEANSLDPTALPGNAGFTVTSASPGSTPITVNGASVNAANKTVTLTLSRAVENLEQVSVSYTKPTSGNVVQDAAGNDAANFTDETVNNETPDTTPPVLIITSTSAPKVNGTQLVLSYTEANSLDPTALTGSAGFTVTSASPDSTPISVNSASVNAANKTVTLTLSRPVANGEQVSVSYTKPTSGNVVQDAAGNDAANFTGHTVNNETPDTTPPVLITTGTFVPKVNGTQLVLSYTEANSLDPAALTGSAGFTVTSASPGSTPITVNGASVNAANKTVTLTLSRPVDNLEQVSVSYTKPTSGNVVQDAAGNDAANFTDETVNNETPDTTPPALITSGDAAPKVNGTQLVLSYTEANSLDPATLTGSAGFTVTSASPGSTPITVDSASVNAANKTITLTLSRPVANGEQVSVSYAKPTSGNVVQDAAGNDAANFTGQTVNNETPDTTPPALITSGDATPKVNGTQLVLSYTEANSLDPAALTGSAGFTVTSASRGSAAISVSSASVNAANKTVTLTLSRAVENLEQVSVSYTKPATGNVVQDAAGNDAIDFTDQTVNNETPDTTPPVLITTGTSAPKVNGNQIVLSYTEANSLDPAALAGSGGFAVSSASFSITPISVNSASVDAANKTVTLTLSRAVENRESVSVGYTKPTTGNGVQDAAGNAAANFTVVTVHNNPPRPPSLIVGGPGAPKVNGRELVLSYYLEANSLDPAALTGSAGFTVTSVTGTPITVISAIVNAANKTITLTLSRAVENLEQVGVSYTKPTTGNVVQDAFGNKANDFTGRAVDNKTPDTTPPALIITGTFAPKVNARELVLSYTEANSLDPAALTGSAGFTVTSASPDSAAISVSSASVNAANKTVTLTLSRPVDNLEQVSVSYTKPTSGNVVQDAAGNDAANFTDETVNNETPDTTPPALITNGDAAPKVNGRELVLSYTEANSLDPAALTGSAGFTVTSASPDSAAISVSSASVNAANKTVTLTLSRPVDNLEQVSVSYAKPGNGNVVQDAAGNDAANFTDQSVTNATPDTTPPVLIFSFPTTPSIDGNQMVLRYTDVNILDDTALVGSGGFTVTSASFSSTPISVNSASVDAANKTVTLTLSRAAERYERLSVSYTKPTTGNGVQDAAGNAAANFTGVTVHNNSSPPRLNTTGVDAPVVNGRELILYYSFSLGDVKALDPAALTGNAGFTVTSTSPGSTPITVNSASVNAANKTITLTLSRPVENLEQVSVSYTKPTTGNVVQDAFGNKADDFTGQAVNNKTPDTTPPVLIITGNTAPKVNGTQLVLSYTEANSLDPAALTGSAGFTVTSVTGTPITVTGAIVNAANKTVTLTLSRAVENLEQVSVSYTKPATGNVVQDAAGNDAANFTDQSVNNETPDTTPPALITTGDAAPKVNGTQLVLSYTEANSLNPAALTGNAGFTVTSTSPGSTPITVDSASVNAANKTITLTLSRPVDNGEQVSVSYTKPTSGNVVQDTAGNDAASFTGQAVNSETSDTTPLALITTGTSAPKVNGPQLVLSYTGANSLDPAALTGNAGFTVTSTSPGSTPITVDSASVNAANKTITLTLSRPVDNGEQVSVSYTKPTSGNVVQDTAGNDAASFTGQAVNTETPDTTPPALITTGTSAPKVNGRELVLSYSGANSLNPAALTGDAGFTVTSTSPGSTPITVDSASVNAANKTITLTLSRPVDNGEQVSVSYTKPTSGNVVQDTAGNDAASFTGQAVNSETSDTTPLALITTGTSAPKVNARELVLSYTGANSLDPAALTGDAGFTVTSTSPGSTPITVDSASVNAANKTITLTLSRPVDNGEQVSVSYTKPTSGNVVQDAAGNDAASFTGQAVNSETPDTTPPALITTGAAAPQVNGDQLVLSFSEANHLDDTHKPAPGDFTVSVDGQPNAVRTVAVDAAAKTVTLTLATPVANGQAVAVAYAAPTSGNAAIQDVAQNHAPGFPARAVDNHTPALSVPPTPVAPTPGASAQDSDKDGQPDTIEDRVPGLPGPDGAAPVIGDGNGDGIQDRMQSAVNSTHIAFSPTGASNPADAPATFVTLVGDSQDGKVSPDSDARITRLAQKDAPVLLPQGMQMPIGLLHFDATQTIADSSQPLSLSLYVDPAVLSVNGIWVQNGSTGVWTNLASAPYGGKMVMEGDRLRLDFHLPAGAHFDADGTPDGVVTVKAEVAVAHMSLSIVGQAPDAGHGGFWF; translated from the coding sequence ATGGCCACCACCAATAGTGTCCTCAACGCCACGCTGTCCAGTTACCAACTCACCGCTGGTGTACCCGTCACCCTCACCATGACATTCGATCAGGATGTCCTCTATTTCGATCCTGGCGCCATCAAAGCCTCCATTGGCAAGGTGGGTGAGCCCACGTACAAGTCCAAGTCTGAACTCAAAATCTGGACCGCCACTTACACGCCTGCGGCCCACGAAATTAGCGTCACCCACTTCATCAGAGTGGAACTGTCCAAGGTGCACAACGTCAGAGGCACCGAGATCGGTAACACCTTCGTCAGAACCGCTGGCTTCACTGTGGCCCCGGCGCCGTTGACGCCGACGCTGATCCCCGACGGACCTGCCGCCCCCAAGGTCACTGACAACCAAATGGTGCTCAGCTACGTCGGAGGCGCTGGCCTGGACGATACCGCCTCGTTGACGACCAACGCCGGCTTTACCGTGAGCAGCGCCAGCCTCGGCAGCGCAGCCATCAGCGTCAACAGCGCCAGCGTGAATGCAGCAAACAAGACCATCACGCTGACCCTCAGCCGTGCCGTGGCCAACCTTGAGCAGGTGCGCGTCAGCTACACCAAGCCCGACAACGGCAATGGCGTGCAAGACAAGACGGGCCACGTCGCTGCCAACTTCACGGACCAGGCCGTGATCAACAACACACCAGACACCACGCCCCCGGTGCTGATCACCAGAGGCGCTGACGCCCCGAAGGTCAGCGGCAACCAATTGCTGCTCAGCTACGACGAAGCCAACAGCCTGGACTCTGGAGTCCTCATGGGCAGCGGCGGCTTTACCGTGACCAGCGCCACTGGCGCCCCCATCAACGTCAACAGAGCCAGCGTCGATGCGGCAAGCAAAACCGTCACGCTGACCCTCAACCGTGCGGTGGGCAACGGCGAGCAGGTGAGCATCAGCTACGCCATGCCCCCCAGCTCCTCCTTCAAAGTCGTGCAAGACGCCGCCGGCAACAAAGCGGCCATCTTCACGGGCCAGTCCGTGATCAACACCGCCGACACCACGCCCCCGGTGCTGATCACCAGCGCTACCGCCCCGAATGTCAACGGCGATCGAATGGTGCTCAGCTACACCGATGTCAACATCTTGGACGACACCGCCCTGCCTGGCAGCGCCGGCTTTACCGTGACCAGCGCCAGCCCCGGCAGCGCAGCCATCAGCGTCAACGGCGCCAGCGTGAATGCGGCAAACAAGACCGTCACGCTGACGCTCAGCCGACCCGTGGACAACGGCGAGCAAGTCAGCGTCAGCTACACCAAGCCCACCAGCGGCAATGTCGTGAAAGACGCCGCCGGCAACGCCGCTGCCAGCTTTACGGGCCAAGCCGTGAACAACGAGACACCGGACACCACGCCCCCGGTGCTGATCACCACCGGCACTTCCGTCCCCAAGGTCAACGGCACGCAATTGGTGCTCAGCTACACCGAAGCCAATAGCCTGGACCCTGCCGCCCTGCCTGGCAACGCCGGCTTTACCGTGACCAGCGCCAGCCCCGACAGCGCAGCCATCAGCGTCAGCAGGGCCAGCGTGAATGCAGCAAACAAGACCATCACGCTGACGCTCAGCCGCCCCGTGGACAACGGCGAGCAGGTCAGCGTCAGTTACACCAAACCGACCAGCGGCAATGTCGTGCAAGACGCCGCCGGCAACGACGCTGCCAGTTTCACGGGCCACACCGTAAACAACGAGACACCAGACACCACGCCCCCGGTGCTGATCACCACCGGCACTTTCGTCCCCAAGGTCAACGGCACCCAACTGGTGCTCAGCTACACCGAAGCCAATAGCCTGGACCCTACCGCCCTGCCTGGCAACGCCGGCTTTACCGTGACCAGCGCCAGCCCCGGCAGCACCCCCATCACCGTCAACGGCGCCAGCGTCAATGCAGCAAACAAGACCGTCACGCTGACCCTCAGCCGTGCCGTGGAAAACCTCGAGCAGGTCAGCGTCAGCTACACCAAGCCCACCAGCGGCAATGTCGTGCAAGACGCCGCCGGCAACGACGCTGCCAACTTCACGGACGAAACCGTAAACAACGAGACACCGGACACCACGCCACCGGTGCTGATCATCACCAGCACTTCCGCCCCCAAGGTCAACGGCACCCAACTGGTGCTCAGCTACACCGAAGCCAATAGCCTGGACCCTACCGCCCTGACGGGCAGCGCCGGCTTTACCGTGACCAGCGCCAGCCCCGACAGCACCCCCATCAGCGTCAACAGCGCCAGCGTGAATGCGGCAAACAAAACCGTCACGCTGACGCTCAGCCGACCCGTGGCCAACGGCGAGCAGGTCAGCGTCAGTTACACCAAACCGACCAGCGGCAATGTCGTGCAAGACGCCGCCGGCAACGACGCGGCCAACTTCACGGGCCACACCGTAAACAACGAGACACCAGACACCACGCCCCCGGTGCTGATCACCACCGGCACTTTCGTCCCCAAGGTCAACGGCACCCAACTGGTGCTCAGCTACACCGAAGCCAATAGCCTGGACCCTGCCGCCCTGACTGGCAGCGCTGGCTTTACCGTGACCAGCGCCAGCCCCGGCAGCACCCCCATCACCGTCAACGGCGCCAGCGTCAATGCAGCAAACAAGACCGTCACGCTGACCCTCAGCCGCCCGGTAGACAACCTCGAGCAGGTCAGCGTCAGTTACACCAAGCCCACCAGCGGCAATGTCGTGCAAGACGCCGCCGGCAACGACGCGGCCAACTTCACGGACGAAACCGTAAACAACGAGACACCAGACACCACGCCACCGGCGCTGATCACCAGCGGCGATGCCGCCCCCAAGGTCAACGGCACCCAACTGGTGCTCAGCTACACCGAAGCCAATAGCCTGGACCCTGCCACCCTGACTGGCAGCGCCGGCTTTACCGTGACCAGCGCCAGCCCCGGCAGCACCCCCATCACCGTCGACAGCGCCAGCGTGAATGCGGCAAACAAGACCATCACGCTGACGCTCAGCCGACCCGTGGCCAACGGCGAGCAGGTCAGCGTCAGCTACGCCAAACCGACCAGCGGCAATGTCGTGCAAGACGCCGCCGGCAACGACGCGGCCAACTTCACGGGCCAGACCGTAAACAACGAGACACCGGACACCACGCCACCGGCGCTGATCACCAGCGGCGATGCCACCCCCAAGGTCAACGGCACCCAACTGGTGCTCAGCTACACCGAAGCCAATAGCCTGGACCCTGCCGCCCTGACTGGCAGCGCCGGCTTTACCGTGACCAGCGCCAGCCGCGGCAGCGCAGCCATCAGCGTCAGCAGCGCCAGCGTGAATGCGGCAAACAAGACCGTCACGCTGACCCTCAGCCGTGCCGTGGAAAACCTGGAGCAGGTCAGTGTCAGCTACACCAAGCCCGCCACCGGCAATGTCGTACAGGACGCCGCCGGCAACGACGCTATTGACTTCACGGACCAGACCGTAAACAACGAGACACCGGACACTACGCCCCCGGTGCTGATCACCACCGGCACTTCCGCGCCCAAGGTCAACGGCAATCAAATAGTGCTCAGCTATACCGAAGCCAATAGCTTGGACCCTGCCGCCCTGGCAGGCAGCGGCGGCTTTGCCGTGTCCAGCGCCAGCTTCAGCATCACCCCCATCAGTGTCAACAGCGCCAGCGTGGATGCGGCAAACAAGACCGTCACACTGACCCTCAGCCGTGCCGTGGAAAACCGCGAGTCTGTGAGCGTCGGCTACACCAAGCCCACCACCGGCAATGGCGTGCAGGACGCCGCCGGCAACGCCGCTGCCAACTTCACGGTCGTGACCGTACACAACAACCCCCCGCGGCCCCCCAGTCTGATCGTCGGTGGCCCTGGTGCCCCCAAGGTCAACGGTCGTGAACTGGTGCTCAGCTACTACTTAGAAGCCAATAGCCTGGACCCTGCCGCCCTGACTGGCAGCGCCGGCTTTACCGTGACCAGCGTCACCGGCACCCCCATCACCGTCATCAGTGCCATCGTCAATGCGGCAAACAAGACCATCACGCTGACCCTCAGCCGTGCCGTGGAAAACCTGGAGCAGGTCGGCGTCAGCTACACCAAGCCCACCACCGGCAATGTCGTGCAAGACGCCTTCGGCAACAAAGCGAACGACTTCACGGGCCGGGCCGTGGACAACAAGACACCAGACACCACGCCCCCGGCGCTGATCATCACCGGCACTTTCGCCCCCAAGGTCAACGCTCGTGAACTGGTGCTCAGCTACACCGAAGCCAATAGCCTGGACCCTGCCGCCCTGACTGGCAGCGCCGGCTTTACCGTGACCAGCGCCAGCCCCGACAGCGCAGCCATCAGCGTCAGCAGCGCCAGCGTGAATGCGGCAAACAAGACCGTCACGCTGACCCTCAGCCGCCCGGTGGACAACCTCGAGCAGGTCAGCGTCAGTTACACCAAACCCACCAGCGGCAATGTCGTGCAAGACGCCGCCGGCAACGACGCGGCCAACTTCACGGACGAAACCGTAAACAACGAGACACCGGACACCACGCCACCGGCGCTGATCACCAACGGCGATGCCGCGCCCAAGGTCAACGGTCGTGAACTGGTGCTCAGCTACACCGAAGCCAATAGCCTGGACCCTGCCGCCCTGACGGGCAGCGCCGGTTTTACCGTGACCAGCGCCAGCCCCGACAGCGCAGCCATCAGCGTCAGCAGCGCCAGCGTGAATGCGGCAAACAAGACCGTCACGCTGACCCTCAGCCGCCCGGTGGACAACCTCGAGCAGGTCAGCGTCAGCTACGCCAAACCCGGCAACGGCAATGTCGTGCAAGACGCCGCCGGCAACGACGCGGCCAACTTCACGGACCAGTCCGTGACCAATGCGACACCGGACACCACGCCCCCGGTGCTGATCTTCTCCTTCCCTACCACTCCGAGCATCGACGGCAATCAAATGGTGCTCCGCTACACCGATGTCAACATCTTGGACGACACCGCCCTGGTAGGCAGCGGCGGCTTTACCGTGACCAGCGCCAGCTTCAGCAGCACCCCCATCAGTGTCAACAGCGCCAGTGTGGATGCGGCAAACAAGACCGTCACACTGACCCTCAGCCGTGCCGCGGAAAGATACGAGCGGTTGAGCGTCAGCTACACCAAGCCCACCACCGGCAATGGCGTGCAGGACGCCGCCGGCAACGCCGCTGCCAACTTCACGGGCGTGACCGTACACAACAACTCCTCGCCCCCCAGGCTGAACACCACCGGCGTTGACGCCCCCGTGGTCAACGGTCGGGAGTTGATCCTCTACTACTCGTTTTCCCTCGGAGACGTCAAAGCCCTGGACCCTGCAGCACTGACGGGCAACGCCGGTTTTACCGTGACCAGCACCAGCCCCGGCAGCACCCCCATCACCGTCAACAGCGCCAGCGTGAATGCGGCAAACAAAACCATCACGCTGACCCTCAGCCGACCCGTGGAAAACCTCGAGCAGGTCAGCGTCAGCTACACCAAGCCCACCACCGGCAATGTCGTGCAAGACGCCTTCGGCAACAAAGCGGACGACTTCACGGGCCAGGCCGTGAACAACAAGACACCAGACACCACGCCCCCGGTGCTGATCATCACCGGCAATACCGCCCCCAAGGTCAACGGCACCCAACTGGTGCTCAGCTACACCGAAGCCAATAGCCTGGACCCTGCCGCCCTGACGGGCAGCGCCGGTTTTACCGTGACCAGCGTCACTGGCACCCCCATCACCGTCACCGGTGCCATCGTCAATGCTGCAAACAAAACCGTCACGCTGACGCTCAGTCGTGCCGTGGAAAACCTGGAGCAGGTCAGCGTCAGCTACACCAAGCCCGCCACCGGCAATGTCGTGCAAGATGCCGCCGGCAACGACGCGGCCAACTTCACAGACCAGTCCGTAAACAACGAGACACCGGACACCACACCACCGGCGCTGATCACCACCGGCGATGCCGCCCCCAAGGTCAACGGCACCCAACTGGTGCTCAGCTACACAGAAGCCAATAGCCTGAACCCTGCCGCCCTGACGGGCAACGCCGGTTTTACCGTGACCAGCACCAGCCCCGGCAGCACCCCCATCACCGTCGACAGCGCCAGCGTGAATGCGGCAAACAAGACCATCACGCTGACCCTCAGCCGCCCGGTGGATAACGGCGAGCAGGTCAGCGTCAGTTACACCAAGCCGACCAGCGGCAATGTCGTGCAGGACACAGCCGGCAACGACGCGGCCAGCTTCACGGGCCAAGCCGTAAACAGCGAGACATCGGACACCACGCCCCTGGCGCTGATCACCACCGGCACTTCCGCCCCCAAGGTCAACGGCCCCCAACTGGTGCTCAGCTACACCGGAGCCAATAGCCTGGACCCTGCCGCCCTGACGGGCAATGCCGGTTTTACCGTGACCAGCACCAGCCCCGGCAGCACCCCCATCACCGTCGACAGCGCCAGCGTGAATGCGGCAAACAAGACCATCACGCTGACCCTCAGCCGCCCGGTGGATAACGGCGAGCAGGTCAGCGTCAGTTACACCAAGCCGACCAGCGGCAATGTCGTGCAGGACACAGCCGGCAACGACGCGGCCAGCTTCACGGGCCAAGCCGTAAACACCGAGACACCGGACACCACGCCCCCGGCGCTGATCACCACCGGCACTTCCGCGCCGAAGGTCAACGGTCGTGAACTGGTGCTCAGCTACAGCGGAGCCAATAGCCTGAATCCTGCCGCCCTGACGGGCGACGCCGGCTTTACCGTGACCAGCACCAGCCCCGGCAGCACCCCCATCACCGTCGACAGCGCCAGCGTGAATGCGGCAAACAAGACCATCACGCTGACGCTCAGCCGACCCGTGGACAACGGCGAGCAGGTCAGCGTCAGTTACACCAAGCCGACCAGTGGCAATGTCGTGCAGGACACAGCCGGCAACGACGCGGCCAGCTTCACGGGCCAAGCCGTAAACAGCGAGACATCGGACACCACGCCCCTGGCGCTGATCACCACCGGCACTTCCGCCCCCAAGGTCAACGCTCGTGAACTGGTGCTCAGCTACACCGGAGCCAATAGCCTGGACCCTGCCGCCCTGACGGGCGACGCCGGCTTTACCGTGACCAGCACCAGCCCCGGCAGCACCCCCATCACCGTCGACAGCGCCAGCGTGAATGCGGCAAACAAGACCATCACGCTGACCCTCAGCCGCCCGGTGGATAACGGCGAGCAGGTCAGCGTCAGTTACACCAAGCCGACCAGCGGCAATGTCGTGCAAGACGCCGCCGGCAACGACGCGGCCAGTTTCACGGGCCAAGCCGTAAACAGCGAGACGCCAGACACCACACCACCGGCATTGATCACCACCGGCGCTGCCGCCCCCCAAGTCAACGGCGACCAATTGGTGCTCAGCTTCAGTGAAGCGAACCACCTGGACGACACCCACAAGCCGGCCCCCGGGGACTTTACGGTATCGGTGGATGGGCAACCCAACGCCGTCCGCACGGTCGCCGTGGATGCAGCGGCCAAGACGGTCACGCTGACGTTGGCCACCCCCGTGGCCAATGGCCAGGCGGTGGCCGTTGCCTACGCCGCCCCGACAAGCGGCAACGCGGCCATCCAGGACGTTGCCCAGAACCACGCGCCCGGCTTTCCGGCCCGTGCGGTGGATAACCACACGCCGGCCCTCTCCGTCCCGCCGACACCCGTTGCACCGACACCCGGCGCGTCAGCGCAGGACAGCGACAAGGACGGCCAGCCCGACACCATCGAAGACCGGGTTCCCGGCCTGCCCGGCCCCGATGGCGCAGCCCCGGTGATTGGCGATGGCAATGGCGATGGCATTCAGGACCGCATGCAGTCGGCGGTGAATTCGACCCACATCGCGTTCAGCCCCACCGGCGCCAGCAATCCGGCAGACGCGCCGGCCACCTTCGTCACCCTGGTGGGCGATAGCCAGGACGGCAAGGTAAGCCCCGACAGCGATGCACGTATCACCCGCCTGGCACAAAAGGATGCCCCGGTCCTGCTGCCACAGGGGATGCAGATGCCCATCGGACTGCTGCATTTCGATGCGACGCAGACCATCGCAGACAGCAGCCAGCCCTTGAGCCTGAGCCTGTATGTCGACCCGGCGGTGCTGAGCGTCAACGGCATCTGGGTGCAGAACGGCAGCACCGGTGTCTGGACGAACCTGGCCAGCGCGCCTTACGGCGGCAAGATGGTGATGGAGGGCGACCGGCTCAGGCTGGACTTCCATCTGCCCGCTGGCGCGCATTTCGATGCGGACGGCACGCCCGATGGCGTGGTCACCGTCAAAGCCGAGGTTGCAGTGGCGCATATGTCGCTGTCCATCGTCGGGCAGGCGCCCGATGCGGGGCACGGCGGGTTCTGGTTCTGA